A stretch of the Trueperaceae bacterium genome encodes the following:
- a CDS encoding ABC transporter substrate-binding protein gives MRILYKLATVLVAAGLVTAAFAQDDRLDVAFEGGAVTLDPHARSETTTFAWQHHIFDTLTRRAPDGAILPWVLTDWENVEPTVWRMSVREGMTFHDGTPVTAEDVAYSLTRAATAPESEMKTYVGGVTTATAIDDGTVEVETAQADPALPINLSNIALLPKDAVEANGMQAFLENPIGSGPYTFVDWQQDERLELVAYDDYWGDVPEYREVLLRNIPSGSARVAALLSGEVDIAQKILPQDFARVERDPNAYVTQAASIRTIYLTMDYWRTESPGLPDGIENPFLDPRVRLAVWHAIDNEGIVEAVMGGAATVAEQFPPPAIEFHDPDAERPAYDPERARELLAEAGYEDGFRLILDSPNDRYLNDEFVAEAIAGMLSEVGIDTDVRAQTRTVFFPSLNEGAFTMYMAGWGWTAPYPTLPGFMRTRDMEAGHGTFNRPRYSSDSIDEAFIRGDLAVFDDDERIANARAILDEAIYEDVAYIPLYYENTIAGVRSGIEFESRPDEVMYAFEAKRDD, from the coding sequence ATGCGCATCCTGTACAAGCTGGCTACGGTCCTGGTGGCCGCGGGGCTCGTCACCGCGGCCTTCGCCCAAGACGACCGTCTCGACGTCGCCTTCGAGGGCGGCGCGGTCACGCTCGACCCGCATGCGAGGTCCGAGACGACGACGTTCGCTTGGCAGCACCACATCTTCGATACGTTGACCCGCCGAGCGCCCGATGGCGCGATTCTTCCGTGGGTGCTGACCGACTGGGAGAACGTCGAACCGACGGTCTGGCGGATGAGCGTCCGCGAAGGCATGACGTTCCACGATGGGACGCCGGTGACCGCGGAGGACGTCGCCTACTCGCTCACGCGAGCCGCGACCGCGCCCGAGTCCGAGATGAAGACGTACGTCGGTGGCGTGACGACCGCGACCGCGATCGACGACGGCACCGTGGAGGTCGAAACCGCGCAAGCCGACCCGGCGCTACCGATCAATCTGTCCAACATCGCGCTCCTGCCCAAGGACGCCGTCGAAGCGAACGGCATGCAGGCGTTCCTGGAGAACCCCATCGGAAGCGGTCCGTACACGTTCGTCGACTGGCAGCAGGACGAACGTCTCGAGCTCGTTGCATACGACGACTACTGGGGTGACGTGCCGGAGTACCGCGAGGTGCTCCTGCGAAACATTCCCAGCGGCTCCGCGCGAGTCGCCGCGCTCCTGTCGGGCGAGGTCGACATCGCGCAGAAGATCCTTCCGCAGGACTTCGCGCGGGTCGAGCGCGATCCGAACGCCTACGTCACGCAGGCTGCCAGCATCCGCACGATCTACCTGACGATGGACTACTGGCGAACCGAATCGCCGGGGCTGCCGGACGGGATCGAGAACCCGTTCCTCGATCCGCGCGTGCGCCTCGCCGTGTGGCACGCGATCGACAACGAAGGGATCGTCGAAGCCGTCATGGGAGGCGCCGCCACGGTCGCCGAACAGTTCCCCCCGCCCGCCATCGAGTTCCACGACCCGGACGCGGAGCGACCCGCCTACGACCCGGAGCGCGCGCGCGAACTGCTGGCCGAAGCGGGCTACGAAGACGGCTTCCGGTTGATCCTGGACTCCCCCAACGACCGATACCTGAACGACGAGTTCGTCGCCGAAGCGATCGCCGGCATGTTGAGCGAGGTCGGCATCGATACCGACGTGCGTGCCCAAACCCGAACCGTGTTCTTCCCGTCGCTGAACGAGGGGGCGTTCACGATGTACATGGCGGGCTGGGGCTGGACCGCGCCTTACCCGACGCTGCCGGGCTTCATGCGGACGCGGGACATGGAGGCGGGTCACGGTACCTTCAACCGTCCGAGGTACTCCAGCGACTCGATCGACGAGGCGTTCATTCGCGGCGATCTCGCCGTGTTCGACGACGACGAGCGCATCGCCAACGCCCGCGCGATCCTGGATGAGGCGATCTACGAAGACGTCGCGTACATCCCGCTCTACTACGAGAACACCATCGCCGGCGTCCGCAGCGGAATCGAGTTCGAGTCGCGTCCGGACGAGGTGATGTACGCGTTCGAAGCGAAACGTGACGACTGA
- a CDS encoding ABC transporter permease — protein sequence MAREETPVALSKAPAGDVRAPTRWWKSKAAKRFRRNPLAITGAILVAAFAVVALFAPQLSEPGRTCLRDLGATAATMGNIDDPTKGLFWRSIFASPEACYTMPRASYSPIPEAPSEAFPLGTTSNGYDIAYGLVWGARTAFQIGLIIVGISIVLGLLVGGLAGFFGGWVDEVLMRFTDVVIAFPSLVLAIVIVTILGQTLTNVIVAISLVSWPNYARVIRGEILKLKTLDYVESARALGGRGLRIFSRHIFPNTLAPLVVVASLDMGSVVLTAAALSFLGLGPPIGYADWGQMVNFARNWILGPPGDPLAYWFTSVYPGMAILVFVLGWNLLGDALRDALDPRDA from the coding sequence ATGGCGCGCGAAGAGACGCCCGTCGCCCTCTCGAAGGCGCCGGCCGGCGACGTCCGGGCCCCCACGCGCTGGTGGAAGAGCAAGGCCGCGAAGCGGTTTCGGCGCAACCCGCTGGCGATCACCGGCGCGATCCTCGTCGCGGCGTTCGCCGTCGTGGCGTTGTTCGCGCCGCAGTTGAGCGAACCGGGGCGCACCTGCCTGCGCGACCTCGGAGCGACCGCCGCCACCATGGGGAACATCGACGACCCCACGAAGGGCCTGTTCTGGCGCTCGATCTTCGCGTCGCCCGAGGCGTGCTACACCATGCCGCGCGCCAGCTACTCACCGATCCCCGAAGCGCCGTCGGAGGCGTTCCCGCTGGGCACCACCAGCAACGGCTACGACATCGCCTACGGGCTGGTGTGGGGCGCCCGCACGGCCTTCCAGATCGGCCTGATCATCGTCGGCATCAGCATCGTGCTCGGCCTCCTCGTCGGGGGCCTCGCCGGCTTCTTCGGAGGGTGGGTCGACGAGGTCCTGATGCGCTTCACCGACGTCGTCATCGCCTTCCCCAGCCTGGTGTTGGCGATCGTGATCGTGACGATCCTCGGGCAGACCCTGACGAACGTGATCGTGGCGATCTCGCTGGTGTCGTGGCCGAACTACGCCCGCGTCATCCGCGGGGAGATCCTGAAGCTCAAGACCCTCGACTACGTCGAAAGCGCGCGTGCGCTCGGCGGGCGGGGCCTGCGCATCTTCTCGCGCCACATCTTCCCGAACACCCTCGCGCCCCTCGTCGTGGTCGCCAGCCTCGACATGGGCTCCGTCGTCCTCACCGCCGCCGCATTGTCGTTCCTCGGTCTCGGGCCCCCCATCGGGTACGCCGACTGGGGCCAGATGGTGAACTTCGCGCGGAACTGGATCCTCGGGCCGCCCGGCGACCCGCTGGCGTACTGGTTCACGTCGGTCTACCCCGGTATGGCGATCCTCGTGTTCGTGCTCGGGTGGAACCTGTTGGGCGACGCGCTTCGCGACGCGTTGGATCCACGCGACGCCTGA
- a CDS encoding ABC transporter permease, producing the protein MTVFVARRVLQGVLSMWVLTSLIFGLIYFVGDPVELLTSESVMTGDEVEALRTSLGLDRPLAAQYGLFYVNLLQGDLGVSYYSGEDAMAAMLERLPATLRLVGLALAIALVAGVPLGIAAGRNPGSLTDYAIRLFSVTGISAPTFFIGILLIFVFSVQWSLLPSTGMGDWRYYVLPALTLSLFRIAFFTRMIRATMMEVLSLDFVRTARSKGLVERVITYKHAFRNALIPFVTIAGLEFAQLLAGAVVTETIFAWPGINRFALTAMYRLDYPVILSYAVIIGLTFVIVNLVVDVIYALIDPRIRY; encoded by the coding sequence GTGACGGTCTTCGTCGCTCGACGCGTCCTGCAGGGCGTGCTGTCGATGTGGGTGCTCACGAGCCTGATCTTCGGTCTCATCTATTTCGTCGGCGATCCGGTCGAGCTCCTCACCTCGGAAAGCGTCATGACGGGCGACGAGGTGGAGGCGCTCCGAACCTCTTTGGGGCTCGACCGTCCCTTGGCGGCGCAGTACGGTCTCTTTTACGTCAATCTCCTCCAAGGCGACCTCGGCGTGTCGTACTACTCGGGTGAGGACGCGATGGCGGCGATGCTCGAGCGCCTTCCCGCGACGCTCCGCCTGGTCGGGCTCGCGTTGGCGATCGCGCTCGTGGCCGGCGTACCCCTGGGCATCGCCGCGGGCCGAAACCCCGGCTCGCTCACCGACTACGCCATCCGCCTGTTCTCGGTCACGGGGATCAGCGCTCCGACCTTCTTCATCGGCATCCTGCTGATCTTCGTCTTCAGCGTGCAGTGGTCCCTTCTCCCCTCGACCGGCATGGGGGACTGGCGCTACTACGTGCTCCCGGCGTTGACGCTCTCGCTGTTCCGCATCGCCTTCTTCACCCGTATGATCCGCGCAACGATGATGGAGGTTCTGTCCCTCGATTTCGTGCGAACGGCCCGTAGCAAAGGCCTCGTCGAGCGGGTCATCACGTACAAGCACGCCTTTCGCAACGCCCTCATCCCGTTCGTCACGATCGCCGGACTGGAGTTCGCGCAGCTGCTCGCCGGGGCGGTCGTCACCGAGACGATCTTCGCCTGGCCGGGCATCAACCGCTTCGCGCTGACGGCCATGTACCGCCTGGACTACCCCGTCATCCTCTCGTACGCCGTCATCATCGGTCTGACGTTCGTGATCGTGAACCTCGTCGTGGACGTCATCTACGCGCTCATCGACCCGAGGATTCGCTACTGA
- a CDS encoding ABC transporter substrate-binding protein, whose translation MRKAFTGIALAAALLFGSAWAQNTFVYQTFGGIDTLDPAQAYDTASSVAIENIYETLYDYVGESVTEFQGSLATDWSANDAGDQYTFTLREGVTFHSGNDFTCADVEYTVERMLVHNPSDGGVWFLAESFLGAQGNADAVLGDDASDADYADFFARIDDAAECIDENTIQFTLDAPDPTFFVKMMSDVARIVDRDFAIDNGLWDGTEATWRDWIGVNLREYHLHDAASGTGAYQLVDWDGEQLVAERYDGYWGDTPAVQDVVVQTVDEQSTRLLAIQAGDASRVQVGDRATLEQLRGAEGVTIHEEPNWLSTTVGMVFFNSDINTDNNPDVGSGQLDGDGIPANFFDDANMRKCFAYNFDQQAFIDQVLQGQGQALTMGLPPSFLGYRDDLPTYDLDYAAAEEACQAAHGGAVWENGFEFTATYNAGNTTRQAALNIIKDNIEFMNPGFRMNVRELAWPDYLAYTDEGKGTMFALGWAPSYADSDYFLHPFYHSEGFYAGRTGIDNPELDALIDAARETVDAEEREDLYEQVGQIAYDEMPMLPYPSPNEFIVTRDNVQGVYLNPMYGGQFLWKDIVLD comes from the coding sequence ATGAGAAAAGCCTTCACCGGCATCGCGCTCGCGGCCGCACTCCTCTTCGGGAGTGCCTGGGCGCAGAACACGTTCGTGTACCAGACGTTCGGGGGCATCGACACGCTCGATCCCGCGCAGGCGTACGACACGGCGTCCAGCGTCGCGATCGAGAACATCTACGAGACCCTCTACGACTACGTCGGCGAAAGCGTCACGGAGTTCCAGGGCTCGCTCGCCACGGATTGGTCCGCCAACGACGCCGGCGACCAGTACACCTTCACGCTTCGTGAAGGCGTCACCTTCCACAGCGGCAACGACTTCACCTGCGCCGACGTGGAGTACACCGTCGAGCGCATGCTCGTGCACAACCCCAGCGACGGCGGCGTGTGGTTCCTCGCCGAGTCGTTCCTCGGGGCGCAGGGCAACGCCGACGCCGTCCTCGGTGACGACGCCAGCGACGCCGACTACGCCGACTTCTTCGCGCGCATCGACGACGCCGCGGAGTGCATCGACGAGAACACGATCCAGTTCACCCTCGACGCGCCCGACCCCACCTTCTTCGTGAAGATGATGTCGGACGTCGCCCGCATCGTCGACCGCGACTTCGCGATCGACAACGGCCTCTGGGACGGCACCGAGGCGACCTGGCGCGACTGGATCGGCGTCAACCTGCGCGAGTACCACCTGCACGACGCCGCCAGCGGCACCGGCGCCTACCAGCTGGTCGACTGGGACGGCGAACAGCTCGTCGCCGAGCGCTACGACGGCTACTGGGGCGACACGCCCGCCGTCCAGGACGTCGTCGTCCAGACCGTCGACGAGCAGTCCACCCGCCTCCTCGCCATCCAGGCGGGCGACGCGAGCCGCGTGCAGGTCGGCGACCGCGCCACGCTCGAGCAGCTCCGTGGCGCCGAGGGCGTGACGATCCACGAGGAGCCCAACTGGCTCTCCACCACGGTCGGCATGGTGTTCTTCAACAGCGACATCAACACCGACAACAACCCCGACGTCGGGAGCGGCCAGCTGGACGGCGACGGCATCCCCGCCAACTTCTTCGACGACGCGAACATGCGCAAGTGCTTCGCGTACAACTTCGACCAGCAGGCGTTCATCGACCAGGTCCTCCAGGGCCAGGGTCAGGCGCTGACCATGGGCCTGCCGCCCTCCTTCCTCGGCTACCGCGACGACCTCCCGACCTACGACCTGGACTACGCCGCCGCCGAAGAGGCCTGCCAGGCCGCGCACGGCGGGGCCGTGTGGGAGAACGGGTTCGAGTTCACCGCCACCTACAACGCGGGCAACACCACCCGCCAGGCGGCGTTGAACATCATCAAGGACAACATCGAGTTCATGAACCCGGGCTTCCGCATGAACGTCCGCGAGCTCGCGTGGCCCGACTACCTCGCCTACACCGACGAGGGCAAGGGCACCATGTTCGCGCTCGGCTGGGCGCCGTCCTACGCCGACTCGGACTACTTCCTGCACCCCTTCTATCACTCCGAGGGCTTCTACGCCGGCCGGACCGGCATCGACAACCCCGAGCTGGACGCGCTCATCGACGCCGCCCGGGAGACCGTCGACGCCGAGGAACGCGAGGACCTCTACGAGCAGGTCGGTCAGATCGCCTACGACGAGATGCCGATGCTGCCCTACCCCTCGCCCAACGAGTTCATCGTCACGCGCGACAACGTGCAGGGCGTCTACCTGAACCCCATGTACGGCGGCCAGTTCCTCTGGAAGGACATCGTCCTCGACTGA
- a CDS encoding ABC transporter permease: MFAYIVRRLLFIPFVFVGVTVMIVLLMQLLSPAQRAAAFVSSDAQLKNLDAIIEQYGLDEPFHVQYASWVGEALSGNLGFSTASSEPVATTIRKRLPASAELALVSLIPVIGLGIWLGTLAALNRDKAIDQITRLGAIVGWSLPNFVLGIWLLVLFYGGLGDVLREFAGGAFRLEPGRVSTEVAIQIANGTFPIRTNFLLIDSVLAGRPDVFWDALRHLVLPVITLAATSSALIMRVMRSSLLETLSQDYVRTARAKGLRDSVVHFKHARRNALIPVITLAGFTLIFLLNGVVITETVFNYPGLGRWFASAAVALDYPAIMGFTVLTAFIVVVGNLLVDVLYAIVDPRIRYG, from the coding sequence TTGTTCGCCTACATCGTTCGACGGCTCCTATTTATTCCGTTCGTATTCGTCGGCGTCACCGTGATGATCGTGCTGCTCATGCAGCTCCTGTCGCCCGCCCAGCGGGCGGCGGCGTTCGTCTCGAGCGACGCGCAACTCAAGAATCTCGATGCGATCATCGAGCAGTACGGCCTGGACGAACCGTTCCACGTGCAGTACGCCTCGTGGGTGGGGGAGGCCCTCTCCGGCAACCTGGGTTTCTCGACCGCCTCGAGTGAGCCGGTGGCGACCACCATCCGCAAGCGCCTCCCCGCCAGCGCGGAACTGGCGTTGGTGAGCCTGATTCCGGTCATCGGGCTGGGCATCTGGCTGGGGACGCTGGCGGCCTTGAATCGCGACAAGGCGATCGACCAGATCACCCGCCTCGGCGCGATCGTGGGCTGGTCGCTTCCGAACTTCGTGCTCGGCATCTGGTTGCTCGTGCTGTTCTACGGCGGTCTGGGCGACGTCCTGCGCGAGTTCGCCGGCGGGGCCTTCCGCCTCGAACCGGGGCGCGTGTCGACCGAGGTCGCCATCCAGATCGCCAACGGGACCTTCCCCATCCGCACGAACTTCCTGCTGATCGACTCGGTGCTGGCCGGCCGTCCGGACGTGTTCTGGGATGCGCTGCGCCACCTGGTGTTGCCCGTCATCACGCTTGCGGCGACGTCGTCGGCGTTGATCATGCGCGTGATGCGCTCGAGCCTGCTCGAGACGCTGTCGCAGGACTACGTCCGGACCGCCCGCGCGAAGGGGCTGCGCGACAGCGTCGTGCACTTCAAGCACGCCCGCCGCAACGCCCTGATCCCGGTCATCACCCTCGCGGGCTTCACGCTGATCTTCCTGTTGAACGGGGTCGTCATCACCGAAACCGTCTTCAACTACCCCGGCCTCGGTCGCTGGTTCGCGTCCGCCGCCGTCGCCCTCGACTACCCCGCCATCATGGGCTTCACCGTCCTGACCGCCTTCATCGTGGTGGTCGGCAACCTCCTCGTCGACGTCCTGTACGCGATCGTCGATCCCCGAATCCGGTACGGCTGA
- a CDS encoding aminotransferase class III-fold pyridoxal phosphate-dependent enzyme has protein sequence MSDGATDAPGPTLPYAARDVLEGGALDAVAVEGAHGNGELTRVFDALGIAGPFRRTSPWELEDPRGRHLVHAGGYAALPFGEGPPALVEAARAYLAGFRTPAFAQQAASEARAALAANLVALLAHGAPRHADDRVLFSNSGAEAIEIALKLLRASKPDAPWILTFRGGYHGKTMGALSITPTEEYQAAFRPLLPGVRTLPYGDLDAVERELMVVGADQVAGLVVEPVQGEGGVVTPPDGFLAGLQDLRERYGLRIVADEIQTGLGRTGHWFASVAAGLDPDVVTLAKPLSGGLVPIGATIARPDLMQAMLPGFSSRRHSSTFAGNGLAMAVALSALETLVEGRYDLRAREAGARGRARLQALAERRPGLVREVRSAGLLHALVLHDPVAPGLLGGRPALARLLASGLGVRSLHLAGVHAIVSLAASGVVRLTPALDMPEALQATLWDRVDAFADAHPQAWRLAASAGPARLARLARIATRGGPRSR, from the coding sequence GTGAGCGACGGCGCGACCGACGCGCCGGGCCCGACCCTGCCGTACGCCGCCCGCGACGTCCTCGAGGGCGGCGCGCTCGACGCCGTCGCGGTCGAGGGGGCGCACGGCAACGGCGAGCTCACGCGGGTGTTCGACGCGCTCGGCATCGCCGGACCGTTCCGGCGCACGTCGCCGTGGGAGCTCGAGGACCCCCGCGGCCGCCACCTGGTGCACGCCGGCGGGTACGCCGCCCTCCCGTTCGGGGAGGGCCCCCCGGCGCTGGTGGAGGCCGCCCGCGCCTACCTAGCGGGGTTCCGGACGCCCGCCTTCGCGCAGCAGGCGGCGTCGGAGGCGCGCGCGGCGTTGGCGGCGAACCTGGTCGCGCTCCTGGCGCACGGCGCGCCCCGCCACGCCGACGACCGCGTCCTGTTCTCCAACTCCGGGGCGGAAGCGATCGAGATCGCCCTGAAGCTCCTGCGCGCGTCGAAGCCCGACGCCCCCTGGATCCTGACGTTCCGCGGGGGCTACCACGGGAAGACGATGGGGGCGCTGTCCATCACGCCGACCGAGGAGTACCAGGCGGCCTTCCGTCCGCTCCTTCCCGGCGTCCGGACCCTGCCCTACGGCGATCTCGACGCCGTCGAACGCGAACTGATGGTGGTGGGCGCCGACCAGGTCGCGGGCCTCGTCGTCGAACCGGTGCAGGGCGAGGGGGGCGTCGTGACGCCCCCGGACGGGTTCCTCGCCGGGCTGCAGGACCTGCGGGAGCGCTACGGGCTGCGTATCGTCGCCGACGAAATCCAGACCGGATTGGGGCGGACCGGGCACTGGTTCGCCAGCGTCGCCGCCGGCCTCGATCCCGACGTCGTGACCCTCGCGAAACCGCTGTCGGGGGGCCTCGTGCCGATCGGCGCGACGATCGCGCGGCCCGACCTGATGCAGGCGATGCTGCCCGGGTTCTCGTCGCGCCGCCACTCGAGCACCTTCGCGGGGAACGGCCTGGCGATGGCGGTCGCCCTGAGCGCCTTGGAGACGCTGGTGGAGGGACGCTACGACCTGCGGGCCCGCGAGGCGGGCGCGCGCGGCCGCGCGCGTCTGCAGGCGCTCGCCGAGCGCCGTCCCGGCCTGGTCCGGGAGGTCCGCAGTGCCGGCCTCCTCCACGCGCTGGTCCTGCACGACCCCGTCGCGCCGGGCCTGCTGGGGGGACGCCCGGCGTTGGCGCGGCTGTTGGCCAGCGGGTTGGGCGTCCGGAGCCTGCACCTCGCGGGCGTGCACGCCATCGTGAGTCTCGCCGCGAGTGGCGTGGTGCGGCTGACGCCGGCGTTGGACATGCCCGAGGCGCTGCAAGCGACGTTGTGGGACCGGGTCGACGCCTTCGCGGATGCGCACCCTCAGGCGTGGCGGTTGGCGGCGTCGGCGGGGCCGGCCCGCCTCGCGCGCCTCGCGCGGATCGCGACGCGGGGAGGACCCCGATCCCGCTGA
- a CDS encoding M20 family metallopeptidase, with translation MQQSMTQGAKVRAEVWDAVDRRSQDLVALSHRIHAHPEIRFEEHRASAWLTDALEREGFEVQRPAGGLETAFVARKRGGGGDGPTVAILCEYDALEGLGHACGHNVIATIGLGGGLALGASMDQLPGELRVIGCPGEEGGGGKAYLVEAGVFDDVDAAMMIHPLAEDRQGGPSLARVGWDVTFTGEPAHAAMAPHLGVNALDAVRLAFSGLDAMRQQVTSDVRLHGIVREGGDAANIIPERASMRLLVRCADRGYLFDSLVPRARNVLEGAALMTGCDVEVNEIGPAYENMIPNRALAERYAEHARSLGRSPAAIDADDYGGSTDMGNVSQRLPALHAYIAIDDEAKPHTAPFEIAAASPRGDAAVVDGAKLLAALAADVLTDPDLLARARAERAST, from the coding sequence ATGCAACAGTCGATGACGCAGGGCGCCAAGGTGCGCGCGGAGGTCTGGGACGCGGTCGACCGCCGAAGCCAAGACCTCGTCGCCCTCAGCCACCGCATCCATGCACATCCGGAGATCCGTTTCGAAGAGCACCGAGCGTCAGCGTGGCTGACGGACGCGCTCGAGCGCGAGGGCTTCGAGGTGCAACGACCGGCGGGCGGTTTGGAGACCGCCTTCGTCGCACGAAAGCGCGGCGGAGGCGGGGACGGCCCCACGGTCGCCATCCTGTGTGAATACGACGCACTCGAGGGACTCGGTCACGCCTGCGGTCATAACGTCATCGCAACCATCGGGCTGGGTGGGGGCCTTGCGCTCGGCGCATCGATGGACCAGCTGCCGGGTGAACTTCGCGTCATCGGGTGCCCCGGAGAAGAGGGGGGCGGCGGGAAGGCGTACCTCGTGGAGGCCGGCGTCTTCGACGACGTCGATGCCGCGATGATGATTCACCCGCTCGCCGAAGACCGGCAGGGGGGCCCGTCCCTCGCTCGCGTTGGTTGGGACGTGACGTTTACCGGGGAACCTGCGCACGCCGCCATGGCGCCCCACCTCGGCGTGAATGCGTTGGACGCGGTCCGCTTGGCCTTCTCGGGCCTCGACGCCATGCGTCAGCAGGTGACGTCCGACGTGCGTCTTCACGGCATCGTGCGCGAGGGGGGCGACGCCGCCAACATCATCCCCGAGCGGGCGTCGATGCGCCTGCTCGTTCGCTGCGCCGATCGCGGCTACCTGTTCGACTCGCTCGTCCCTCGTGCCCGGAACGTGCTCGAGGGCGCAGCCCTGATGACCGGGTGCGACGTCGAGGTGAACGAGATCGGTCCGGCGTACGAGAACATGATCCCCAACCGGGCCCTCGCGGAACGCTACGCCGAGCACGCCCGGTCGCTCGGACGATCCCCCGCCGCCATTGATGCCGACGACTACGGCGGCTCCACCGACATGGGCAACGTCTCGCAGCGCCTCCCGGCGCTCCACGCCTACATCGCCATCGACGATGAAGCGAAGCCGCACACGGCCCCGTTCGAGATCGCGGCCGCTTCCCCTCGCGGGGACGCAGCCGTCGTCGACGGTGCGAAGTTGCTGGCGGCCCTGGCCGCCGACGTCCTCACCGATCCCGACCTTCTTGCCCGGGCACGCGCGGAACGCGCGTCCACCTGA